The DNA sequence CGCTCGCCATCGTCTTCCTGCGCGCCTGGCCCGGCCCGTCGCGCAAGTACCAGGCCCGGTTCGCGGGGGAGGACGGCCGCTCGGCCGAGGAGACGCTCGCGGAGCTGGACGGCGACGCGTCCGCGGAGACCGCGGGGGAGGGCGACGAGCGCGAGGCGCGCGAAGCCGCCGAATCCGACGCGCCGGAAGAGCCCACGTCCCTCGACCGCGACTCCGCGATCGACAGCTGGGACGAGCTGAGCCGCGGCGACGACCCGACCCGCTGAGCCACTAGACTGGTTCAGATCCACCAATCCGTGCGCACCTTCCCGCAGGCCTCGTCCGCGGGTATGCGCACCCGACGTGCAGGAGTCCCATGAGCACCGAGTCAGTCGAGCCAGGCCACGGTCATTCGCCGGCGGCGTGGACGGCCGTGATCATCATGCTGATCGCCTTCACCATCGGCGCCATCGCGTTCTTCTACGACGCTCCGATCGTGGTGTGGCTCTCCGCCGGTCTCGCGATCGTCGGACTGATCGTCGGCTGGATCATGAAGCGCGCGGGCTACGGAGTGGGCGGCTCCAAGTACACCCCGAAGGGCCACTAACCCGTGCTCGCCGACCTCGTCGCCGGCGCGCTGGAGGATGCGGAGCGGCGACGCGCCGAGCGACCGTACGCGGTCGTGGAGGCCGATGCCGCCGCGCGTGAGCCTGCCGTCGACGCGCTCGCGGCGCTCGCGCCCGCCGAGCGGGTGAAGATCATCGCAGAGGTCAAGCGCGCGAGCCCGTCGCGCGGTCACCTCGCCGAGATCCCCGACCCCGCCGCCCTCGCCGTCCTCTACGAGACCGGCGGAGCGAGCGCGATCAGCGTCCTCACCGAGGAGCGCCGGTTCAAGGGGTCGCTCGCCGACCTCGAAGCGGTCCGCGCCTCCGTGTCCCTCCCGGTGCTCCGCAAGGAGTTCGTCGCCGAGCCCTACCAGGTGCTCGAGGCGCGTGCCGCCGGGGCCGACCTCGTGCTGCTCATCGTCGCCGCGCTCGATCAGCAGCGGCTCGTGGAGCTCCACGATCTCATCGCCGACCTCGGGATGACCGCGCTCGTGGAGGCGCACACCGAGGACGAGCTGAGCCGTGCGTTCGACACCGGCGCGAAGCTGGTGGGCGTCAACGCGCGCAACCTCTCGACGTTCGAGCTGGACCCCGACCTGTTCGGCCGCCTGGCCGACCGGTACCCGTCCGGCGTCATCCGCGTGGCGGAGTCGGCCGTGAAGTCGGCCGCCGACGTCGCGCATTACCGGGCGGCGGGCGCGGATGTCGTGCTCGTCGGCGAGGCGCTCGTCACGAGCGACCCGATCGCCACGCTCGGCCAGTTCCTTGGAGCCTGATGTCCCTTCGTTCTGAGCACGGTCCCTACTTCGGCGACTTCGGCGGGCGGTTCGTCCCCGAATCCCTCGTCGCCGCCCTCGACGAACTCACCGCGGCGTGGGAGGCGGCGAAGGCCGACCCCGCGTTCCACGCCGAGCTGGACGAGCTGCACCGCAGCTACACCGGTCGGCCGAGCATCGTCACCGAGGTGCCGCGCTTCGCCGCACACGCCGGGGGAGCCCGCGTCATCCTCAAGCGCGAGGACCTCAACCACACCGGCTCGCACAAGATCAACAACGTGCTCGGCCAGGCCATCCTCACCAAGCGAATCGGCAAGACGCGCGTCATCGCCGAGACCGGCGCCGGCCAGCATGGCGTCGCCACGGCCACCGCGGCCGCGCTGTTCGGCATGAAGTGCACCATCTACATGGGCGAGGTCGACACCGAGCGCCAGGCGCTGAACGTGGCGCGCATGCGGCTGCTCGGCGCGGAGGTCGTGGCCGTCAAGACCGGCTCGCGCACCCTCAAGGACGCGATCAACGACGCCATGCGCGACTGGGTGACCAACGTCGAGGACACCAACTACATCTTCGGCACGGTGGCCGGCCCGCACCCGTTCCCGGAGATGGTGCGCGACCTCCAGAAGATCATCGGCGAGGAGGCCCGCGAGCAGGTGCTCGCGCTGACCGGCCGCCTGCCCGACGCCGTCGCGGCCTGCGTCGGCGGCGGATCGAACGCCATGGGCATCTTCCACGCGTTCCTGGACGACGAGGACGTCCGCCTGGTCGGCTTCGAGGCCGGCGGCGAGGGCGCGGAGACCCCGCGGCACGCCGCGACCATCACGAAGGGCCGCCCCGGCGTCCTGCACGGCGCGCGCAGCATGCTGCTGCAAGACGAGGATGGCCAGACCATCGAGTCGCATTCGATCTCCGCGGGCCTCGACTACCCGGGCGTCGGCCCGGAGCACGCCTGGCTCGCCTCGATCGGCCGCGCCGAGTACCGCCCGGTGAGCGACGCGGACGCGATGGAGGCGCTGCGCCTGCTCAGCCGCACCGAGGGCATCATCCCGGCCATCGAGTCGGCGCACGCCCTCGCCGGCGCCCTGGAGCTCGGCAAGGAGCTCGGCCCGGACGGCATCGTCCTGGTGAACCTCAGCGGCCGCGGCGACAAGGACATGGAGACCGCCGGACGCTACTTCGGCCTGATCGACGAAGGAGCCGTGCAGTCGTGAGCCGTGTGGCAGACACCATCGCCCGCCGCAACGCGGAGTCCGCGGGCGCCCTGATCGGCTACCTCCCGGCCG is a window from the Leifsonia shinshuensis genome containing:
- the trpB gene encoding tryptophan synthase subunit beta — translated: MSLRSEHGPYFGDFGGRFVPESLVAALDELTAAWEAAKADPAFHAELDELHRSYTGRPSIVTEVPRFAAHAGGARVILKREDLNHTGSHKINNVLGQAILTKRIGKTRVIAETGAGQHGVATATAAALFGMKCTIYMGEVDTERQALNVARMRLLGAEVVAVKTGSRTLKDAINDAMRDWVTNVEDTNYIFGTVAGPHPFPEMVRDLQKIIGEEAREQVLALTGRLPDAVAACVGGGSNAMGIFHAFLDDEDVRLVGFEAGGEGAETPRHAATITKGRPGVLHGARSMLLQDEDGQTIESHSISAGLDYPGVGPEHAWLASIGRAEYRPVSDADAMEALRLLSRTEGIIPAIESAHALAGALELGKELGPDGIVLVNLSGRGDKDMETAGRYFGLIDEGAVQS
- the trpC gene encoding indole-3-glycerol phosphate synthase TrpC; its protein translation is MLADLVAGALEDAERRRAERPYAVVEADAAAREPAVDALAALAPAERVKIIAEVKRASPSRGHLAEIPDPAALAVLYETGGASAISVLTEERRFKGSLADLEAVRASVSLPVLRKEFVAEPYQVLEARAAGADLVLLIVAALDQQRLVELHDLIADLGMTALVEAHTEDELSRAFDTGAKLVGVNARNLSTFELDPDLFGRLADRYPSGVIRVAESAVKSAADVAHYRAAGADVVLVGEALVTSDPIATLGQFLGA
- a CDS encoding DUF6704 family protein produces the protein MSTESVEPGHGHSPAAWTAVIIMLIAFTIGAIAFFYDAPIVVWLSAGLAIVGLIVGWIMKRAGYGVGGSKYTPKGH